In a single window of the Pseudomonas entomophila genome:
- a CDS encoding alpha/beta fold hydrolase, giving the protein MSQQIFFAHANGFPSATYGKLFAALAPDYEVRHLAQHAHDPRFPVNENWQSLVDELLHHLEQQPAPVWGVGHSLGGVLHLHAALRRPEYYRGVVMLDSPVLTRVDEWLIQAAKRMGFIDRITPAGRTLGRREAFPDRDSARQYFSGKTLFRHFDPDCLEAYLEHGLVSTEGGLRLRFDPATEISIYRSIPHVSPAPPRQLQVPLAMVRGAQSRVIRKHHGLAVRGMAKGEYHSLPGGHMFPLERPGDTASLIKGLFDRWSQQP; this is encoded by the coding sequence ATGTCGCAACAGATCTTCTTCGCCCACGCCAACGGCTTCCCGTCGGCCACCTACGGCAAGCTGTTCGCTGCGCTGGCACCGGACTACGAAGTTCGGCACCTGGCGCAGCATGCCCATGATCCGCGTTTCCCGGTGAACGAGAACTGGCAGAGCCTGGTCGATGAACTCCTGCACCATCTGGAGCAACAACCAGCCCCGGTCTGGGGGGTTGGGCATTCGCTGGGGGGCGTGCTGCACTTGCATGCGGCGCTGCGTCGTCCTGAGTACTACCGGGGGGTGGTGATGCTCGACTCGCCGGTGCTGACCCGTGTCGACGAATGGCTCATCCAGGCGGCCAAGCGCATGGGCTTCATCGACCGCATCACCCCGGCCGGGCGCACCTTGGGCCGGCGCGAGGCATTTCCCGATCGCGACAGCGCCCGCCAGTACTTCTCGGGCAAGACCCTGTTCCGCCATTTCGACCCTGACTGCCTCGAGGCGTATCTCGAGCACGGCCTGGTGAGCACCGAGGGCGGCCTGCGCCTGCGTTTCGACCCCGCCACCGAGATCAGCATCTACCGCAGTATCCCCCACGTCAGCCCGGCGCCACCCCGCCAGTTGCAGGTGCCGTTGGCCATGGTGCGCGGTGCCCAGAGCCGGGTGATCCGCAAGCACCATGGGCTGGCGGTGCGCGGCATGGCGAAGGGCGAGTACCACAGCCTGCCGGGTGGGCACATGTTCCCGTTGGAGCGCCCTGGCGACACCGCAAGCCTGATCAAGGGCCTGTTCGACCGCTGGAGCCAGCAGCCATGA
- a CDS encoding DUF4389 domain-containing protein, with product MNDTPERGQRESIILRVLWMLVFLVVWQLAELLLGGLVLVQLVYRLIYGAPSASLMNFGDSLSQYLAQIGRFGSFHTDSKPWPFADWPTPRAPEGEAPHAVAPAAHPVRDEEPKL from the coding sequence ATGAACGATACCCCGGAGCGCGGCCAGCGCGAATCGATCATCCTGCGGGTGCTGTGGATGTTGGTATTCCTGGTGGTCTGGCAACTGGCCGAGCTGCTGCTGGGCGGCCTGGTGCTGGTCCAGTTGGTCTACCGGCTGATCTACGGCGCCCCCAGCGCCAGCCTGATGAACTTCGGTGACAGCCTCAGCCAGTACCTGGCGCAGATCGGTCGTTTCGGCAGTTTCCACACCGACAGCAAGCCCTGGCCGTTCGCCGACTGGCCGACGCCGCGTGCGCCTGAAGGCGAGGCGCCCCATGCGGTGGCCCCGGCGGCGCACCCGGTGCGTGACGAGGAGCCCAAGCTGTGA
- a CDS encoding NAD(P)H-dependent glycerol-3-phosphate dehydrogenase, translating into MTEQQPVAVLGGGSFGTAVANLLAENGHPVRQWMRDPAQAEAMRVNRENPRYLKGIRLHDGVQPVNDLLTTLQGCALIFVALPSSALRSVLAPHAELLRGKGLVSLTKGIEAHTFKLMSQILEEIAPGAHIGVLSGPNLAREIAEHALTATVVASEDEALCKRVQEVLHGRTFRVYASSDRFGVELGGALKNVYAIIAGMAVALGMGENTKSMLITRALAEMTRFAVSQGANPMTFLGLAGVGDLIVTCSSPKSRNYQVGHALGQGLSLEEAVNRLGEVAEGVNTLKVLKAKAQEVQVYMPLVAGLHAILFEGRTLNQVIEHLMRAEPKTDVDFISTSGFN; encoded by the coding sequence ATGACTGAACAGCAACCTGTTGCGGTTCTTGGAGGCGGCAGCTTCGGCACCGCCGTGGCGAACCTGCTGGCGGAGAATGGCCATCCGGTTCGCCAGTGGATGCGTGATCCGGCCCAGGCCGAAGCGATGCGCGTCAATCGCGAGAACCCGCGCTATCTCAAGGGCATCCGCCTGCACGACGGCGTGCAGCCGGTCAACGACCTGCTCACCACGCTACAGGGCTGCGCGCTGATCTTCGTGGCCTTGCCTTCGAGTGCCTTGCGCAGCGTGCTGGCGCCCCACGCCGAACTGTTGCGTGGCAAGGGCCTGGTCAGCCTCACCAAGGGCATCGAGGCGCATACCTTCAAGCTGATGAGCCAGATCCTCGAGGAGATCGCACCCGGGGCGCACATCGGCGTGCTGTCGGGCCCCAACCTGGCCCGCGAGATCGCCGAGCACGCGTTGACTGCCACCGTGGTGGCCAGTGAGGACGAAGCGCTCTGCAAGCGCGTGCAGGAGGTGCTGCATGGCCGCACGTTCCGCGTCTACGCCAGCAGCGACCGTTTCGGCGTCGAGCTGGGCGGTGCGCTGAAGAACGTCTACGCCATCATCGCCGGCATGGCCGTGGCCTTGGGGATGGGCGAAAACACCAAGAGCATGCTGATCACCCGCGCCTTGGCCGAGATGACCCGCTTCGCCGTGAGCCAGGGGGCCAACCCAATGACCTTCCTGGGCCTGGCGGGTGTGGGTGACCTGATCGTTACCTGTTCCTCGCCCAAGAGCCGCAACTATCAGGTCGGCCACGCCCTGGGCCAGGGGCTGAGCCTGGAGGAGGCGGTCAACCGCCTGGGCGAGGTCGCCGAAGGGGTCAACACGCTGAAAGTGCTCAAGGCCAAGGCCCAGGAAGTGCAGGTGTACATGCCGCTGGTAGCAGGCTTGCATGCCATCCTGTTCGAGGGGCGCACGCTCAACCAGGTGATCGAGCACCTGATGCGCGCCGAGCCCAAGACCGATGTCGATTTCATTTCCACCAGTGGTTTCAATTGA
- the kdpF gene encoding K(+)-transporting ATPase subunit F, with product MYMLDGLSLLLAVALAVYLLVALLRADRG from the coding sequence ATGTACATGCTCGACGGGCTGTCACTGCTTCTGGCGGTGGCGTTGGCGGTTTACCTGCTGGTGGCGCTGCTGCGCGCCGATCGCGGCTAA
- a CDS encoding DUF4892 domain-containing protein translates to MSAPVFIRGTLAACLAAVSPLLFAGDLPVPADAKVVDQRPAVEQERVYPMGPLRKISGRLRVDDKVESRGQVSSVTYELPVERSAREAFTSAREALQHDGGYPLFWCQGRDCGEASLWANDVFANARLNGGDEQQAFILLRRSAEQADTLVALYSVTRGNRRAYLHVEEFVAAKPLGELLPTPATVLRELRDTGKLDYPDLAKPQPTWAALLARSLNLDSTLRASLSGSGAEAWREQLVQAGVRSARLEVGDAPTEGLHLELIR, encoded by the coding sequence ATGAGCGCACCTGTTTTCATACGCGGCACTCTCGCCGCCTGCCTCGCCGCCGTCAGCCCGCTGCTGTTTGCGGGTGACCTGCCAGTCCCCGCCGATGCCAAAGTGGTCGACCAGCGCCCGGCCGTAGAGCAGGAGCGGGTCTACCCGATGGGCCCGCTGCGCAAGATCAGTGGCCGCCTGCGGGTCGATGACAAGGTCGAAAGCCGCGGTCAGGTCAGTTCGGTCACCTATGAACTGCCGGTCGAGCGAAGCGCTCGGGAAGCCTTCACCAGTGCCCGCGAAGCGCTTCAGCACGATGGCGGCTACCCACTGTTCTGGTGCCAGGGCCGCGATTGCGGCGAAGCCAGCCTGTGGGCCAATGATGTGTTCGCCAATGCCCGTCTCAATGGCGGTGACGAACAGCAGGCGTTCATCCTGTTGCGCCGCTCCGCCGAACAAGCCGACACCCTGGTGGCGCTGTACAGCGTGACCCGCGGCAACCGCCGCGCCTACCTGCATGTCGAGGAGTTCGTTGCCGCAAAGCCGCTGGGTGAACTGCTGCCCACCCCGGCCACGGTACTGCGCGAACTGCGCGACACCGGCAAACTCGACTACCCTGACCTGGCCAAGCCCCAGCCCACCTGGGCCGCGTTGCTGGCCCGCAGCCTCAACCTCGACAGCACGTTGCGTGCCAGCCTCAGTGGTAGCGGCGCCGAGGCCTGGCGCGAGCAACTGGTCCAGGCCGGCGTGCGCAGCGCCCGGCTGGAAGTGGGCGATGCACCGACCGAAGGTTTGCACCTGGAACTGATCCGCTGA
- the kdpA gene encoding potassium-transporting ATPase subunit KdpA encodes MHSYDYLLLLAFFAIVLLPAPWLGRFYYKVMEGQRTWLSPILGPVERGCYRLSGVNADQEQSWKQYTLALLAFNLAGFLLLFAVLLLQGSLPLNPQHLPGQEWSQAFNTAVSFMTNTNWQSYSGEASVSYLTQMIGLTVQNFVSAATGLAVLVALSRGIARRSAGTLGNFWVDLTRATLYGLLPLCLVLALLLVWQGVPQTFADYVHAVTLQGTDQTIPLGPAASQIAIKQLGTNGGGFFGVNSAHPFENPTAWSNLFEVASIILIPVALVFTFGHYVKDLRQSRAIIACMLALFLIGGSTALWSEYQPNPALESAQVQQSAPLEGKESRFGTTGSVLWTVTTTSASNGSVNAMHDSLNPLTGMVAMVNMMLGEVIFGGVGAGLYGMLLFVLIAVFLAGLMIGRTPEYLGKKLQAREVQLLVATLLVMPVGVLILGAIAASLPGPAGAVTNPGAHGFSQLLYAYTSGTANNGSAFAGFGANTTFHNVMIGLAMLIGRFGYILPVLALAGSLAAKKSAPQGLNSFPTHGPLFTTLLLVTILLVGGLTFLPTLALGPIAEHLSLGF; translated from the coding sequence ATGCACAGTTACGATTACCTGCTGCTGCTGGCGTTCTTCGCCATCGTGCTGCTGCCGGCGCCCTGGCTCGGGCGCTTCTACTACAAGGTGATGGAAGGCCAGCGTACCTGGCTGTCGCCGATCCTCGGCCCGGTGGAGCGGGGCTGCTATCGCCTGTCTGGCGTGAACGCCGACCAGGAGCAGAGCTGGAAGCAGTACACCCTGGCCCTGCTGGCCTTCAACCTGGCCGGCTTCCTGCTGCTGTTCGCCGTGCTGCTGCTGCAAGGCTCGCTGCCGCTCAACCCGCAGCACCTGCCGGGCCAGGAGTGGTCGCAGGCGTTCAACACCGCGGTCAGTTTCATGACCAACACCAACTGGCAGTCCTACAGTGGTGAGGCTTCGGTCAGCTACCTGACCCAGATGATCGGCCTGACCGTGCAGAACTTCGTCAGCGCCGCCACCGGCCTTGCCGTGCTGGTCGCCCTGAGCCGGGGTATTGCCCGTCGTTCGGCCGGCACCCTGGGCAACTTCTGGGTCGACCTGACTCGCGCCACCCTCTACGGCCTGCTGCCGCTGTGCCTGGTACTGGCGCTGCTGCTGGTATGGCAGGGTGTGCCACAGACCTTCGCCGACTATGTCCACGCCGTGACCCTGCAAGGCACCGACCAGACCATCCCGCTGGGCCCGGCCGCCAGCCAGATCGCCATCAAGCAACTGGGCACCAACGGCGGCGGCTTCTTCGGCGTCAACTCGGCGCACCCGTTCGAGAACCCCACGGCCTGGAGCAACCTGTTCGAGGTGGCCTCGATCATCCTGATCCCGGTGGCCTTGGTGTTCACCTTCGGTCATTACGTGAAGGACTTGCGCCAGAGCCGCGCGATCATCGCCTGCATGTTGGCGCTGTTCCTGATCGGCGGCAGCACCGCGCTGTGGTCGGAATACCAGCCCAACCCGGCCCTGGAAAGCGCCCAGGTTCAACAGAGCGCGCCATTGGAAGGCAAGGAGAGCCGCTTCGGCACCACAGGTTCCGTGCTGTGGACGGTGACCACCACTTCCGCCTCCAACGGTTCGGTCAATGCCATGCACGACAGCCTCAATCCGCTGACCGGCATGGTGGCGATGGTCAACATGATGCTTGGTGAGGTGATCTTCGGCGGCGTCGGCGCCGGCCTCTACGGCATGCTGCTGTTCGTGCTGATCGCCGTGTTCCTGGCCGGCCTGATGATTGGCCGCACCCCGGAATACCTGGGCAAGAAGCTCCAGGCCCGCGAAGTGCAGTTGCTGGTGGCCACCCTGCTGGTGATGCCGGTGGGTGTGCTGATCCTGGGGGCCATCGCCGCCAGCCTGCCTGGGCCGGCCGGCGCGGTGACCAACCCTGGCGCCCATGGCTTCAGCCAGTTGCTGTACGCCTATACCTCCGGCACCGCCAACAACGGCTCGGCCTTCGCTGGCTTCGGCGCCAACACCACGTTCCACAACGTGATGATCGGCCTGGCCATGCTCATCGGTCGCTTCGGCTACATCCTGCCGGTGCTGGCCCTGGCTGGCAGCCTGGCGGCGAAGAAGAGCGCGCCACAGGGCCTGAACAGCTTCCCCACCCACGGCCCGCTGTTCACCACGCTGCTGCTGGTGACCATCCTGCTGGTCGGTGGCCTGACCTTCCTGCCGACCCTGGCCCTTGGGCCGATCGCCGAACACCTGAGCCTGGGTTTCTGA
- the kdpC gene encoding potassium-transporting ATPase subunit KdpC — protein MTAYVRPALSLILLMTVVTGALYPLAVTGIAQVAFPEQANGSLVRDDRGEVRGSALIAQEFKGDAWFQARPSAGAYATVASGASNLSPSNPALAERVTGDAAAQYQAQLGPVPQALLTTSGSGLDPHLPPEAIAYQLPRVAAARQVAQERLQVLVNDATLRPLIGPPVVNVLALNQALERLAPLAAR, from the coding sequence ATGACTGCTTATGTACGCCCGGCCCTGAGCCTGATCTTGCTGATGACCGTGGTCACCGGCGCGCTGTACCCCCTGGCGGTGACCGGCATTGCCCAGGTCGCCTTCCCTGAGCAGGCCAATGGCAGCCTGGTGCGCGATGACCGGGGCGAGGTGCGCGGTTCGGCGCTGATCGCCCAGGAATTCAAGGGCGACGCCTGGTTCCAGGCGCGGCCTTCGGCAGGCGCCTATGCCACCGTGGCCAGTGGTGCGAGCAACCTGTCGCCGAGCAACCCGGCGCTGGCCGAGCGGGTCACGGGCGATGCCGCCGCGCAATACCAGGCGCAGCTGGGGCCGGTGCCCCAGGCCCTGCTGACTACCTCCGGCAGTGGCCTGGACCCGCACCTGCCGCCCGAGGCCATCGCCTACCAGCTGCCGCGCGTGGCGGCGGCGCGGCAGGTAGCGCAGGAGCGCTTGCAAGTGCTGGTGAATGACGCCACCCTGCGTCCACTGATCGGGCCACCGGTGGTGAATGTGCTGGCATTGAACCAGGCGCTTGAGCGGTTGGCGCCGCTAGCCGCGCGCTAA
- the kdpB gene encoding potassium-transporting ATPase subunit KdpB produces MNMPIPEVKARHSAKDQTRFAALWRPALVQAFVKLDPRQLKRSPVMLVVALTAVLTTVLCFAPGSGVSTGVAVQIAVWLWFTVLFANFAEALAEGRGKARADSLKAGSQGLTAKRRKHDGSFETVVATQLRKDDVVRVVAGELIPGDGEVLEGIAAVNEAAITGESAPVIRESGGDRSAVTGNTRLVSDWLLIRITSNPGESTLDRMIALVEGAKRQKTPNEIALDILLIGLTLIFLIVVVTLQPFARFAGGELPLIFLAALLVTLIPTTIGGLLSAIGIAGMDRLVRLNVIARSGRAVEAAGDVHTLMLDKTGTITFGNRRCSALHAASGVTAKELGEGALLASLADDTAEGKSIVEYLRQLHDFDEPSSTQYEAIAFSAETRLSGIDFQQRRYRKGAVDAVLAFCGLQRLELPAALAREVERIAQSGGTPLLVCVDQRLLGVIHLKDVVKPGIRERFAELRKLGIRTVMVTGDNPLTAAAIAAEAGVDDVLAEATPEKKLARIRQEQNDGRLVAMCGDGANDAPALAQADVGMAMNDGTQAAREAANMVDLDSDPTKLLDVVQVGKELLVTRGALTTFSIANDVAKYFAILPALFAAIYPQLGVLNLMHLASPQSAILSAIVFNALIIIVLIPLALRGVRVQAASAAHLLRRNLLIYGLGGIVVPFAGIKLIDLLLNALHLV; encoded by the coding sequence ATGAACATGCCCATTCCCGAAGTGAAGGCGCGCCATAGCGCCAAGGACCAGACCCGCTTCGCCGCCCTGTGGCGCCCGGCGCTGGTGCAGGCTTTCGTCAAGCTCGACCCGCGCCAGCTCAAGCGCTCGCCGGTGATGCTGGTGGTGGCCCTCACCGCCGTGCTGACCACCGTGCTGTGCTTCGCCCCTGGCAGCGGCGTGAGCACCGGCGTTGCGGTACAGATCGCCGTCTGGCTGTGGTTCACCGTGCTGTTCGCCAACTTCGCCGAAGCCCTGGCCGAAGGCCGCGGCAAGGCCCGCGCCGACAGCCTCAAGGCCGGCAGCCAGGGCCTGACCGCCAAGCGTCGCAAGCACGACGGCAGTTTCGAGACTGTCGTCGCCACTCAATTGCGCAAGGATGATGTGGTGCGCGTGGTGGCCGGTGAGCTGATCCCCGGTGACGGCGAGGTGCTCGAAGGCATCGCTGCCGTCAACGAGGCGGCCATCACCGGCGAGTCCGCCCCGGTGATCCGCGAATCCGGCGGCGACCGTTCGGCCGTCACCGGTAACACCCGCCTGGTCTCCGACTGGCTGCTGATCCGCATCACCAGCAACCCGGGCGAGTCCACCCTGGACCGCATGATCGCCCTGGTCGAAGGCGCCAAGCGGCAGAAGACCCCCAACGAGATCGCCCTGGACATCCTGCTGATCGGCCTCACCCTGATCTTCCTGATCGTGGTGGTGACCTTGCAGCCGTTCGCCCGCTTCGCTGGCGGCGAACTGCCGCTGATCTTCCTCGCCGCGCTGCTGGTGACTTTGATCCCCACCACCATCGGCGGCCTGCTGTCGGCCATCGGTATCGCCGGCATGGACCGCCTGGTGCGCCTCAACGTGATTGCCCGTTCCGGCCGTGCAGTGGAGGCGGCCGGCGACGTGCACACCCTGATGCTCGACAAGACCGGCACCATCACTTTCGGCAACCGCCGTTGCAGCGCCCTGCACGCAGCCTCGGGCGTGACCGCCAAGGAGCTGGGGGAGGGCGCCTTGCTCGCCTCCCTGGCTGACGACACCGCCGAAGGCAAGTCGATCGTCGAGTACCTGCGCCAACTGCACGACTTCGACGAGCCCTCGAGCACCCAGTACGAAGCCATCGCCTTCAGCGCCGAGACCCGCCTGTCGGGCATCGACTTCCAGCAGCGTCGCTACCGCAAGGGCGCCGTCGATGCGGTGCTGGCCTTCTGCGGCCTGCAACGCCTGGAGTTGCCCGCCGCCCTGGCCCGTGAAGTGGAACGCATCGCCCAGAGCGGCGGCACGCCGTTGCTGGTGTGTGTCGACCAGCGTCTGCTTGGCGTGATCCACCTCAAGGACGTGGTCAAACCCGGTATCCGCGAGCGTTTCGCCGAACTGCGCAAGCTCGGTATCCGCACCGTGATGGTCACCGGCGACAACCCGCTGACCGCCGCCGCCATTGCTGCCGAGGCGGGTGTGGACGACGTGCTCGCCGAAGCCACCCCGGAGAAGAAGCTGGCGCGCATCCGCCAGGAGCAGAACGACGGCCGCCTGGTGGCCATGTGCGGTGACGGTGCCAACGACGCCCCGGCCCTGGCCCAGGCCGACGTGGGCATGGCCATGAACGATGGCACCCAGGCCGCCCGCGAGGCCGCCAACATGGTCGACCTGGACAGCGACCCGACCAAGCTGCTGGACGTGGTACAGGTGGGCAAGGAGCTGCTGGTCACCCGTGGCGCGCTGACCACCTTCTCCATTGCCAACGACGTGGCCAAGTACTTCGCCATCCTGCCGGCGCTGTTCGCCGCCATCTACCCACAGTTGGGCGTGCTCAACCTGATGCACCTGGCCAGCCCGCAGAGCGCGATCCTCTCGGCCATCGTGTTCAACGCGCTGATCATCATCGTGCTGATCCCCCTGGCCCTGCGCGGGGTCCGGGTGCAGGCCGCCAGCGCCGCCCACCTGCTGCGGCGCAACCTGCTGATCTACGGCCTGGGCGGTATCGTCGTACCGTTCGCCGGGATCAAGCTGATCGACCTGCTGCTCAATGCGCTGCACCTGGTCTGA
- a CDS encoding AI-2E family transporter: MANNDRLLIQILLLALLGAALWVMAPFISALLWGAILAFASWPLMRLLTRLLGGRETLAASLLTTVWILLVALPLVWLGFNLADHIRDATAFVRDVQVDGLPDAPAWVASIPFVGGRLVSWWESLDQQGAALLTSAKPYLGQVGNWLLARSAQIGSGVLELTLSLVFVFFFYRDGPRLAAFVHRLLYRLVGERAEYYVDLVAGTVQRVVNGVIGTAAAQALLALIGFLIAGVPGAVVLGLVTFMLSLIPMGPPLAWIPATAWLVSKGDYGMAVFLGIWGTFVISGVDNVLKPYLISRGGNLPLVIVLLGVFGGLIAFGFIGLFIGPTLLAVGYSLLLDWSRNSAQQTPQR, translated from the coding sequence ATGGCCAACAATGACCGCCTGTTGATCCAGATCCTGCTGCTCGCGCTGCTTGGCGCGGCGCTGTGGGTGATGGCCCCGTTCATCTCGGCGTTGCTGTGGGGCGCGATTCTCGCCTTCGCCAGTTGGCCACTGATGCGCCTGCTCACTCGCCTGCTCGGCGGGCGCGAAACGCTGGCGGCGAGCCTGCTGACCACGGTGTGGATCCTGCTGGTCGCGTTGCCGCTGGTGTGGCTGGGCTTCAACCTGGCCGACCACATCCGCGATGCCACCGCCTTCGTGCGTGATGTGCAGGTCGACGGCCTGCCCGACGCGCCGGCGTGGGTCGCCAGCATCCCCTTCGTCGGCGGGCGCCTGGTCAGCTGGTGGGAGTCGCTCGACCAGCAAGGCGCGGCCTTGCTAACCTCCGCCAAGCCGTATCTCGGCCAGGTGGGCAACTGGTTGTTGGCGCGCAGCGCGCAGATCGGCAGTGGGGTACTGGAGCTCACGCTCAGCCTGGTGTTCGTGTTCTTCTTCTACCGTGACGGCCCGCGCCTGGCGGCCTTCGTGCACCGGCTGCTGTACCGGCTGGTGGGTGAGCGCGCCGAGTACTACGTCGACCTGGTCGCCGGCACCGTGCAGCGGGTGGTCAACGGCGTGATCGGCACCGCCGCCGCGCAAGCGCTGCTGGCGCTGATCGGCTTCCTGATCGCTGGCGTACCGGGGGCTGTCGTGCTGGGCCTGGTGACCTTCATGCTCAGCCTGATCCCCATGGGCCCACCGCTGGCCTGGATACCCGCCACCGCCTGGTTGGTGTCGAAGGGCGACTATGGCATGGCAGTGTTCCTGGGCATCTGGGGCACTTTTGTCATCAGTGGCGTGGACAACGTGCTCAAGCCGTACCTGATCAGCCGGGGCGGTAACCTGCCGCTGGTGATCGTGCTGCTGGGGGTGTTCGGTGGCCTGATCGCGTTCGGCTTCATCGGGCTGTTCATCGGGCCGACCTTGCTGGCGGTGGGATACAGCCTGCTGCTGGACTGGAGCCGGAATTCGGCGCAGCAAACGCCGCAGCGTTGA
- the sixA gene encoding phosphohistidine phosphatase SixA, with the protein MKLWVLRHGEAEPRANTDAERRLTAHGREQVLRSAARLLGQPLQAIVASPYVRAQQTAALVHGALGFAEPVRTVPWLTPDSDAQVVIGEIERLGLEHVLLVSHQPLVGTLVGLLEHGHGQQPAPLSTASLAELEGDWALAGLMTLRTLHHPT; encoded by the coding sequence GTGAAACTGTGGGTGCTGCGCCATGGCGAGGCGGAGCCTCGGGCCAATACCGACGCCGAGCGACGCCTGACCGCCCATGGGCGTGAGCAGGTGCTGCGCAGCGCCGCCCGGCTGCTGGGCCAGCCATTGCAGGCGATCGTCGCCAGCCCCTACGTGCGGGCGCAACAGACCGCGGCCCTGGTGCATGGGGCCCTTGGCTTCGCCGAGCCAGTACGCACCGTGCCCTGGCTCACGCCGGACAGCGATGCACAGGTGGTGATCGGTGAAATCGAACGGTTGGGGCTTGAGCATGTGCTGTTGGTCAGCCACCAGCCACTGGTGGGCACCCTGGTTGGCTTGCTCGAGCACGGCCACGGCCAGCAGCCGGCCCCCCTGAGCACCGCCAGCCTGGCCGAGCTGGAAGGCGACTGGGCGCTGGCTGGGCTGATGACCCTGCGTACCCTTCACCACCCGACGTGA
- a CDS encoding alpha/beta fold hydrolase encodes MSAHVEEVRLALGHIELAAHLFGPADGLPVIALHGWLDNANSFARLAPQLKGLRIVALDLAGHGYSEHRPIGAGYALADYAHDVLRVAEQLGWQRFGLLGHSLGAIISVQLAGALPERISHLALIDGVIPPTIAEQDAAERLGMALQAQLRLEGKRKTVYATLEEGVEARMKGMVAVSREAAELLAQRGLMPVPGGYSWRSDTRLTLPSPTRLNQAQAMAFVQRVACPACLVVAADGMLARHTDLLEQLPFEQATLPGGHHLHLNDAQGATLVADCFNRFFGIP; translated from the coding sequence ATGAGTGCCCACGTCGAGGAAGTGCGCCTGGCGCTCGGTCATATCGAGCTGGCCGCGCACCTGTTCGGGCCGGCTGATGGCCTGCCGGTGATCGCCCTGCATGGCTGGCTGGACAACGCCAACAGCTTCGCCCGCCTGGCGCCGCAACTGAAGGGGCTGCGCATCGTTGCCCTGGACCTGGCCGGGCATGGTTACTCGGAGCATCGCCCAATCGGCGCCGGCTATGCCCTGGCCGACTACGCCCACGACGTGCTGCGGGTCGCCGAGCAGCTGGGCTGGCAGCGGTTCGGCCTGCTCGGCCACTCGCTGGGCGCGATCATCTCGGTGCAACTGGCCGGGGCCTTGCCCGAGCGCATCAGCCATCTGGCGCTCATCGACGGTGTCATCCCGCCCACGATTGCCGAGCAGGACGCCGCCGAGCGCCTGGGGATGGCGTTGCAGGCGCAATTACGCCTGGAGGGTAAGCGCAAGACGGTGTACGCGACCTTGGAGGAGGGCGTCGAGGCGCGCATGAAAGGCATGGTCGCGGTCAGCCGCGAAGCCGCCGAACTGCTGGCCCAGCGTGGCCTGATGCCGGTGCCCGGCGGCTACAGCTGGCGCAGTGACACTCGCCTGACACTGCCGTCGCCAACACGCCTGAACCAGGCCCAGGCCATGGCCTTCGTCCAGCGCGTCGCCTGCCCGGCCTGCCTGGTGGTCGCGGCCGATGGCATGCTGGCGCGCCACACGGACTTGCTGGAGCAGCTACCCTTCGAGCAAGCGACCCTGCCAGGCGGGCATCACCTGCACCTGAACGACGCCCAAGGCGCGACTCTTGTAGCAGACTGTTTCAATCGCTTCTTTGGCATTCCTTGA